TAAAAGAAAGCTTAGCCTGTCCAAAGCTTAATTTACCTAAATCTATAACCTAGCGGCTTTCAGGCTGGGCTTACTGATCCATTAGGACAGAATAATCCACCAAAATAGAAATTAGTCCTGAAATAAAGTGAGATGACCAATCTTATTTTGAGCTCATACTGTATGATTTCAAAGTAAATTTTAATCCCTTCATTTTCAATCCTTAAGCAAATCTCATTAAATTGAAGAGTACGCAGATTTTTCACTTTTACACCGCAAACCATGGAAAACAAATACGGCTTTTTGAAGATGAATTTGACTGAATTTGAATCTTGGATTCATTCTCAAAGGATTGCCCGCACCATTCTTACGATTCAGCAACATCACACCTGGAGCCCAAACTACGCCCACTTTAATGGTAGCAATCACTTTGAGAGGCAAAATGCCATGAAAAACCATCACGTTAGAAATAATGGATGGAGTGATATAGGCCAGCACTTTACTACCTTTCCGGACGGAACCATTCTCACGGGAAGGTCACTGGAAGCTATCCCAGCCTGTATTTTTGGGGCAAACAGGGACTCCTTGTGCATAGAACACCTAGGGAATTTTGATGAAGATGGAGATCAGATGTCCAGCGAACACCGGCTGACTATCATTAAAATGACAGCTATTCTATGCGATAAATTCAGACTTCCGGTGAACACCTTCAGTATTATCTACCACCATTGGTTCAATCTGAGCACTGGAAAAAGGAATAACGGTACAGGAGGCAACAAATCGTGCCCAGGAACCAATTTCTTTGGTGGAAACAAGGTGGAAGATTGCATGGCGAATTTTCTTCCACTAGTACAGCTAGAAGTCAATTCAGACCTGAGCCCAGCTCCACCTCCGGCAATCGAAAAGTATGTAGCAGTCACAGCCAGCGCATTGAATGTACGTGTGGCACCCAGAGGATCTGCTTCCAAAGCTCCAGACAGGGGAGCTGCGCTGTTAGGTGCTATTTTGAGGATTTATGATGAGTCAAACGGCTGGTTAAAAATCTCCAAAAGCCAGTCTCACTGGGTGTACGGCAGATATACCTCCGATGTGAAGCGCGCAACTGTAAATGCCGATGTCCTGCGTGTCAGGAGCGGACCCGGAACTGGATATGCTATAGTGGATAATCTCATGAAGTCTGAAGAAGTTTTTATTTCCACTATAGAAGGAGACTGGTGTAAGCTCAGTTTGGAAGAAAAATGGCTGAGCAAAAACTACTTGGATTTCAGTTAATCCTCTCGGAAATGACAAAATGATGCTCATTTTGAGGAATAATTACAAAATAGAAAATTCTCAAATCCTGCCTAAGATGTGTTTAGGTAGGATTCTTTTTTTGGAATGGAGTTGGTGAAGTATTAGTTGCTTTCAGACAGAAGCTGCTTCCAAAAGTGGAAGTAATTACCAACTTAACCACAAGAACCATGAGTTTATTAAAAGATGTAAGAGTAGCCATTCTCGCTACAAACGGATTTGAAGAATCAGAACTGATAGAACCACAGCGGGCACTGGAAAAAGAAGGTGCTGAGGTATTTATCATTTCTACCGAAAATGATCATATCAAAGGCTGGAAAGATGGCAATTGGAGTGAAGCGATTAAAGTAGATGCTAGAGTAGATCAGGTGAGTTCCAAAGACTTTGACTCCCTATTGCTCCCCGGAGGCGTGATTAATCCTGACCTACTGAGGAGAGAAATGTCTGCCGTAGAGTTTGTGAAAAGCTTCTTTGAGGATCATAAACCTGTGGCTGCCATCTGTCATGGACCGCAAATGCTCATTGAAGCAGAAGTAGTGAATGGCCGTACCTTAACTTCCTTTGAATCCATCCGGAAAGACCTAGAAAATGCAGGCGCACACTGGGTAGATGAGGAAGTAGTGGTGGACAGTGGGCTGGTCACCTCCAGAAGTCCAAAGGATCTGCCAGCTTTCAATAAAAAAATGGTAGAGGAATTCAGAGAAGGTAAACATGCCGGACAAACAGCCTAAAACAAAAATCCTCGGATCTATTTCGATCCGAGGATTTTTATTCAATATGTAAATCGGCATTTCTGCCAGTAGAGCTGCCAAATGACATAAGATTCGGAAAATCCCAGAATTGAGTGCTCTTCGGCCTCCTGTCAATTGTACTGAGCGCAATCGAAGCCCGATCTTCTGCCCCTTCAAACAAAGGAAATAGCCTCACTGGCAACATTGCGGATAATCACATTTTTTAATTAAAATCGCAGGCCAGCTGTGATGAAAAAGCCATTTGTTTTGCCTAAATCTATGCCATCCAAATCATTTTCAAGATTGGTCACTGACCATTCATAACTCATGTCCACAAAGAAAATAGCTATATCTACTCCGGCACCTGCAAAAACTCCCCAGTTGGTTGAATTAAAATCATCCTTATCAAAATCATCACCTACGCTGGTAAGGAAAAACCCTGAACCACCACCAAACACACGCAAGGCCAAGGTAGAAGAATCTCTACCCAGTACATTCAGGCCCACGGCCACAGGAACTCGTATGCCGTTCAGATTGGCCTTTAAATCATCCGAGGTGAGATCATCACTGTCCTTGAATTCAGCTGATTTCCCCATGTAAAATACCCCTGGCTCAAAGTATAATTTTTCTCCAAACGCAATACTGGCCCCTACTTGCCAGCCAGCCTGTCCAGACACGCCATCATCTGCTTGAGTCATGTTGGTAAAATTCACTCCAGCTCCAGGTTTGAAATTCTGAGCTTGTAGACTTGTTCCAAAAACCAATAGCAGCAAAAGTGTGATCAGTAAATTTTTCATAGTTGTTATATAAAGTGATTTCTTATAAATATAAAGCTCTAAAAACCATATAAATATACTTAACCAAAGCCGAATAAAAGATTTTGGCAGATTATTTTTCCCTTCATATATCCGAAAACTACCGTCCATGAATTTCTGGCTTAATGTTAGAAAAAAGCGAATTATCTTAGGAATGATCTTTATAACCAAACTATGATGATAAAAAACTACTTACAAACACTGATTCTTGGTGTCCTATTACTCACAGGCGCGAGTACATGGGCCCAAACGGGGTATCAAAAACCTCCAAAGGAAATCACCGATCTGTTCAATGCACCTAGCACACCTTCTGTGGTTTTCAGCAAAGCAGGAGATTGGATGCTACTACTCGAAAGTGCAGACAATCCTAGTATTGAGGACCTATCCCAACCTGAATTGCGGATCGCAGGACTTCGAATCAACCCGGCTACTTCAGGACCCAGCCGTGGCAGAGGAGTGGAAAACCTTAAAATCAAAAACACCAAAACCGGAGAGGAAACCCAAATAACCGGCCTTCCGGCAAAGCCAAATATGGGCGGGTTTTCACTATCCGATGATGAAAAATACCTGGCTTTCACACAAACCGAAGTTAATGGAATCAGCCTCTACGTGGTGGATTTGACCAGCTTCCAAGCCAAAAAACTCACCGATGCGATTGTCAATGAAACCTATGGCAATGCAGTCATTTGGACTCCAGACAATCAGATTATTCTGAAGGCTGCCAATCCTAACCGTGGTGATATGCCACAGAAACCTATGGCTCCGGCAGGTCCCATCATTCAGGAAACTTCAGGAGATGCCGCCCCAAGCAGAACCTATCAGGACCTCTTAGAAAATCCACATGACGAAAATCTATTTGCCTATTTCATGGATTCCCAGCTCATGATGGTCAGCCTAGATGGGACAAAAAAGCCATTTGGAGCTCCTGGCATGATCAAATCAATGGATCTTTCGCCGGACGGCTCCTACCTTATGGTAGAAGTCATCAAAAAGCCTTTTTCTTATTTGGTACCTGCTTACAGATTCCCGTATGATGTGGAAATCTGGGGCATAGATGGGACTAAGAAGAAAACTTTTGCCGAAATCCCATTGGATGAAAACCGCCCTACGGGTTTCGATGCCACAGTCACAGGTCCTCGCTCTATCAACTGGAGAGCAGACAAGCCGGCCATGCTTTACTGGGTAGAAGCTCAGGACGGCGGAGACGCCAGAGTAGAAATGGAAGAGCGTGAAATTATCTACACATTGGATGCGCCATTTACTGCTGAAAAGAAAAAGTTGACCACCTCGGCATACCGATTTGCCGGAATTGCTTGGAGTGATGATGAGTTTGCCATCCTCAATGAGCGCTGGTCCAGATCCCGCAAAGAAGTACGCTCCGTCATTAATCCTTCTGATCCTTCTCAGCCAAAAAGAGTAATCATCGATCGTTCTTCAGATGATTTGTATAATGATCCAGGAGATCCTGTTTACACCAAAAATGAATTCGGAGAAAATGTGTTGCTTCGCAATGGAGACCTTTTGTACATGACCAGTCCCGGCGGTTCTCCAGAAGGTAATATGCCTTTCCTATCTACTTTCAACACCAAAACCAAAGCGCAGGAAATCCTCTGGAGATCACAAGCCCCTTATTATGAGCGAGTGGTAAAGGTATTGGATGAAAAGGCAACGGAATTTATCACTTTAAAGGAAAGCACTGATATTCAACCGAACTATTGGTTGGTAAATACCAAAAAGCGTATCGCTCCACAGCAAATCACCGCATTTGCCCACCCTTACGAGTCCATCAAAAACATCAATAAAGAACTGGTGACCTACGAAAGAGAAGATGGGCTAAACCTCTCTGCCGTGGTCTATACGCCAGAGGGTTACGATCCTGAGAAGGATGGTAGATTACCAGTCTTGATGTGGGCCTATCCTAGAGAGTATAAGTCTGCAGCAGTTGCAGCTCAGGTGAGAGGCTCCAAGTATGCCTTTACCCGTTTGAGCTGGGGTTCTCCGCTTTACTGGGTGACACAGGGCTATGCCATCATGGATAGAACAGAAATGCCTATCGTAGGAGAAGGGGATAAGGAGCCAAATGATTATTTCATCGACCAGCTCGTCCTGAATGCAGAAGCAGCAATAGATAAAATCGTAGATATGGGCATAGGAGATCGCGACCGCATCGCCGTAGGCGGGCATTCCTATGGAGCCTTCATGACCGCCAACCTGCTTTCGCATACGGATCTTTTTGCCGCAGGAATCGCAAGATCTGGAGCGTACAATAGAACTTTGACTCCTTTTGGCTTCCAATATGAGCAGCGTACCTACTGGGAAGCTCCGGAAGTTTACTTCAATATGTCTCCCTTCTCCTTTGCGGATCAGGTGAAAACCCCGATCCTACTAATTCACGGACAGGCAGACAATAATTCTGGAACATTCCCGATTCAGTCAGAACGCTATTACAACGCGTTAAAAGGCCATGGAGCTACAGCAAGGTTGGTTTTTCTTCCTAATGAAAGTCATGGGTATGCAGCTCAGGAATCCATATTGCATACTCTTTGGGAAATGGACACCTGGCTGGATAAATATGTAAAGAACAAATACCCTGACGGAAAAATAGACAATAAATAAGTTGTAGAATCACTCAAAAGCCCTTCTGAAATGATCAGAGGGGCTTTTTTTGTTTTAAATATATACGCTTTCTACGAGTAAAAGGACAGGGCAATTTAGGATAGGTTAGACTTAAGAATCGCGGCCTATTCGGCATGCCTACCGGCAAGGCAGGTCTTCGGTAAATTGTACTGAGCGAATTCGTAGTATCGGTTTTGCAACCAAATAATCGAAGGACGAAAGGTGCCTGGCATAGTTGCGGATAATCATATTTTATTTCTTATTCAAGGTCATCTCAAAAAACTGGTACCAGTTGCCTCCGGAGTTTACTTCTCCTATTTCATGCCATTGCCCTTGGTCATTGAGCTGGATTACATACCTTACATTTTCTACAGGATACCAATAGAGTACCTGATCTACCAACTCAGCTTGGTAGGTTCCGTGCTGATTACTCTGCAGGAAAGAGTGAAATTCAAACTTCCCACTGCCCTCGGCCATAGTGACAATCGCCATGGCATTATGGACGGTTTTGCCATTGGAGGTGCCTTGACCTTCTATTAGCAGTGCGGTGCCGTCCAGTTTAAAGCTGACTATTTCCGTCTGCTCAAATTCCATTTTCTCCCTGCTTTGATTCATCATCCAGCCGGCACCTTGCCATTCACCTTCTAAAAATGACAAGTTCTTAAGTTCTCCTTGGGCCTCTTTGTTCAGTTCATAATTTTGACCGATGGCGAAAAAGGGCAAAAGAGATAAGATCAATACGATTAGATTTTTCATGTGTAAATTGGTTTATAATGTAAACTTAAAATTCAAAATTTTTTAACTGATGTAATTTTTCAATGCATTCACATAAGTTTCGAACGCATTGACACCATGCTTAGTGATTTTAGCTGTGGTCAAGGGTCGTTTTCCTTTAAAAGACTTTTCAATTTCTATATAGCCTGCTTTTTCAAGCTTATCCAGCTGCACACTAAGATTGCCCGCTGTGGATTCTGTTTTTTCTTTCAGAAAAGTGAATTCCGCAGACTCCACACTGATCAGTAAAGACATGACTGCCAGGCGCAACTGAGAATGTAATAAAGGGTCTAAAGGCTTAAACTCGCTCACGATAGGTGTTTTTCAGGTAATAACCGGGCACAAGATATCCCAAAATCATGGCAATGCCAGCTACTAAATATTGATCTGAGACTGGAACTAGAAAAGCCACAACTGCGGCAATTGCCAATACTACAGCCCCTAATTTGACCATGGAGACTCTGATCAAGCTTCCAGTGGCAAACATTCCGACTGCCGCCAAAAGTAAAATCACCGGATTATGGTTAAAGCCCAGAACAGGCATAAAGCCCAACACGACAACAATACCCATAAACACTCCAATCCATAGCTGATTCAATACCTGATCTAAATGAGTTTTGATTTTTGCCTTACTTTTTTTCTTTATTCCCCAGAAAAAACTGATAAATACTGAGGGCAAAACCAACACCCAAACATAGTAAGGGTGCTCAAACCCTGCTTTTTCTAAAGCATAATGTCCAAAGCTACAGATTGAAATCACCCAGCCCCAAAGAAGAAAATAAAAACTTCCATCACCGGCTGCCTCTTGTTTTGCTTTGGCTATCATATCTGTGATGATCGCCAAAGACTCGCTACTGCTTAGTTCTTTTTTCATGTGTTTATAATTTTTTTTAAGGTCACGTGGAATCTTCGCATGAATTATAATCATCCCTCTGTGTGTCGCTTCGGGTCATGCTTGATTTCATATTAATAATGGTTTTTTAGTGGATCACCAATCTTAAAAGCAGGAAAACATCTTATCGTGACGATAACCCACATGTGAGCTTGACTCTCCAAGTCATTTATGAAATAGCTTACGGTACAAAATTAAACAGGTTTACATTATAAACCAAACAATCTCATAAACTTTCAAGGTTAACCCATTTGAAGCCTTGATCCATAACCCCACTAGTCAGTGCTTCAGCTTACCTGACTCGTGCAAGCTTTTACTCAAATCTCGAGAAGAAAATGAATCTGATTATCCGCAATGATGCCAGTAGTTAAAGAATGTGGCTGGATAGTAGCGGATAATCGTCCACCGACAACAGTCCACTGCCCTCAGTACGTAGAAAGAAACCTTAACCCATAATTTCTCTCGCTACTGGAAAGAAAGCGGATATCCATAAAAATGAATATAAATTTCCAAGCTAACCACCATCTTTTTCCACGATTCGCCTACAAAAATCCAGGTCTAAAAACAGATGCTTTTAAACCAAGAAAAATAGCATTTAAATGCTCTTAAAAAGGCTTTTTTAATGTTTAGCTTTACTTTTCTAAGGGTCAAAAATGCTGTAAATTAGCCAAAAAACCACCCTTATTATCGAAAGTTCAAAAAGCACCCAAACTCCGTTTTTGAAAAGTATCCAACCTTGGGTTTTCTTCCCTTCCGCTGGACTCATCCTCATCTTTGTCACCCTTACTTTAATCTTCCAAGAATCTGTAGGTACGCTGTTTGAAAACATTCAAGCTACCATCTCCAAAGATTTCGGGTGGCTGTATGTCATAGCCGTCAATGTAGTCCTAGTTTTCTGCATCTACCTTGGATTTGGCAGATATAAAAACATTAGGCTGGGAGGCCCCGATTCCAAACCGGAATTCAGTACTTGGGCCTGGCTCAGTATGCTGTTCAATGCCGGCATAGGCTTAGTATTAATGTTTTATGCAGTGGCAGAGCCGATCAGCCATTTTTCTAATCCGCCTTATGGTGAAGCTGGTACACTAGCTGCTGCTAATAATGCACTTAACCTTTCCTACCTGCATTGGGGGCTTCACGGCTGGGGGGTCTATGCTTTGATGGGACTGGCTATTGCGTTTTTCACCTATAATCGTGGCCTTCCATTGGGAGTGCGCTGGATATTATACCCACTTTTGGGAGATAAACTGAAGGGTCCCATCGGACACCTTATCGATACCATGGCTGTAGTAGCCACTATGTTTGGGCTGGCCACTACCTTAGGACTGGGGATTCAGCACATTAATTCCGGTATGAATTACCTTTTTGGTGTACCAGATAGTCCTCAAGTACAGGTTATACTTATTGGAATTATAACAATATGTGCCACCATCTCTGTGGTCTCAGGCCTGCATAATGGCATTCAACTTCTAAGCAAAATAGCCTCAATCATGGCTATAATTTTGATGGCATTTATGCTGATCGTAGGACCAACATTGTTCATTATCGGGTCCACGGTTCAGAGCACCGGCTTTTATCTACAAAGTCTAATCGGCACCTCCACCTGGATGGAAATTTACCGAGGTACGCACTGGATGGACAGTTGGACATTTTTTTATTGGGCCTGGTGGTTTGCTTGGGCTCCATTTGTGGGACTGTTTATCGCCAGAATATCGAAAGGCCGGACCATCCGAGAGTTTATATTGGGCGTATTGTTAGGTCCTACCGCTGCGAGTATAATTTGGATTTCCATTTTTGGAAGTACTGCTTTTCATATCGAGCTTTTCGGGCCAGGAGGAATCAGTGAGGCCGTTCAGGAAAACATCAATACTGGATTATATTCTTTGCTGCAAATGTTCCCTCTTCCCTACCTAAGTATTCTTTTTGTGGTGATCGCTGGAGTGATATTCTTTGTCACCTCTTCAGATAGCGGATCGCTAGTGATTGATTTTATCACCAGCGGTGGCAAAGATGATACTCCAGTGAAATTGAGGATATTCTGGGCACTCATTGAAGGAGCTGTGGCTGCGGTTCTGGTATTAGGTGGAGGCTTAGTGGCACTCCAAACAGGATCTTTGGTCACCGGATTGCCAGTTTGTGTATTGATGTTACTGGTTTGTTACGCTGTCAACAAGGCTTTGAAAAAGTATCAAGAAGAACAAAAAGAAAACCGCGAATAGTCAAATTCGCGGCTTCTCCGAATCATTTTGCCCTCTTAATCGATTTTTAGAGGGATTTTTCTTTGTCAGTCAGTTCTTTCTGAAAATATGGAGCATGCTCCGGATCCAGAGGTTTTTTCCCCAAAATAATATCTGCGGCCTTCTCTGCCACCATCATCACTGGCGAGTAAATATTCCCATTGGTAACATAAGGGAATACGGAAGCATCCACTACACGAAGGTTTTCTACACCGTGCACTTTCAGGGTTTTAGGATCAGTGACATCCATAGGACCAACACCCATTCTACAGGTAGCGCAAGGATGATAGGCACTTTCCCCTTCTTTGGCCACAAAATCAAGAATCTCCTCATCCGTCTGAACATCCTTGCCGGGCGAAAGTTCTTCGCCCATTAATTCAGACATGGCTTCAGTTTCAATTAATTTTCTAGAAAGACGAATCGCTTCTATCCACTCTTTTCTTTCTTTTTCAGTAGAAAGATAATTGAATAAAATACTCGGGTATTCGGTAGGATCAGCTGATTTGATTTTCACCCGCCCTCGCACATCCGTATTCATAGGCCCCACGTGTAACTGAAATCCATGGCCTTCTTTGGGAGCGGTACCATCGTATCGTATCGCAATAGGTAAAAAGTGAAATTGAAGATTTGGGTAGTCTACCTCCTCATTACTTCTGATAAATCCGCCCGCCTCAAAATGATTGGATGCACCTAGTCCTTTTTTCCTAAACAACCAGTCAAATCCGATTTTAGGAGCTTTCCACGGACTTAATGCTGGGTATAAACTCACTGGTTTTTTGGCTGCCCATTGAACATACACTTCTAAGTGATCCTGCAAGTCCTCGCCCACACCAGGCAAGTCATGAACCACTGGAATTCCAAGACTTTTCAGGTGTTCCGCATTTCCCACTCCTGAAAGCTGCAGAAGTTGCGGAGAATTGATGGCGCCTCCGCAGGAAATGATTTCCTTTCCATAAACCTGCTTTACTTTACCGCCTTGCTTGTACGCTACACCCACTGCTTTTTTTCCTTCAAACAGCACCCGCATCACGGTGGCTTGGGTTTCTATATGAAGATTTTTTCTCTGGCCTTTTACCGGATGAATGTAGGCCCGAGCTGCATTGAGCCTCCTGGAATTGTAAATCGTTTGATCAAACTTACCAAACCCTTCTTGCTGGTAGCCATTGACGTCATCTGTGAGCGGATATCCTGCTTCCTGAACTGACTCAAAAAAGGCATCAAACAGGGGGTTGTCGCATTTCGGTGTAGTCAACTTTAAGTTTCCCTGATCACCACGGTAAGCATCTCCTCCGATCAATCGATCCTCTACTCGCTTAAAATAGGGGAGGCAGTGCGCATAATCCCATTCTTCCATTCCCTCATCCTTAGCCCACTTTTCAAAATCCATGGCATTGCCACGGATCCAGATCATGCCGTTGATACAGGAAGATCCACCCAAAACCTTTCCCCGGGGTTGGGCTATTCTTCGATTGTGCATATGAGGCTCAGGATCTGAGGAATATCCCCAGTTGTAATTAGTCCCTGTAAGCAAATACGTCAATGCCGCTGGCATGTGTATTCTAAAATCCCATTTGTAATCAGGTCTCCCTGCCTCAAGTACTAGTACTTCATTGGTTGAATTTTCACTAAGTCGGTTGGTCAAAACGGCTCCAGCTGAACCTCCACCGACAATTATATAATCGTACGTCATCGATTTTTTGTAATTCAAAGAATAAGAAAGACAAGATCTCCTTGCAAAAGCTAATCGCCTTCCTTATTCTGTTTCTTCAATAATCCAATAGTTCAAGAAGCCTGCAGGGGTTTCTAAAACTACTTTATAAAACTCAGAATCAGGCTTATCTGTTTGGAATGAATACGCTTCAGCCTCCAGTTCCACTTCACCTATAGCTTCATAGGTATCCTTTCCACCTGTTTTAAAGTTATTGCTGGTACTGAGCCAGACTTGCCCATTTCCTTCTGAAGAAAGGGATTTCCAGCTTAAGTGGATGGTATTACCTTCCTTCACCGCTTTGAACTGACTGGCGTTCACAGGACCTATAAAAGGCACGCCATCGAGTTCCATGGCTTTGTCCTGAGGCACTTTCAAATCCAGGAAATTAACGATGGAAGGGAAAATATCAACCATTTGACCGGTTTCAGCGGAATGAGCATTGAGTTCCTCAGCGTTAGTAGCTATCCAAACACTTCGCTCTCGATCACTTTGCCCACCGTGGCCATACCCATTCATCTCCCGACCATGATCTGTGGTGATGACGATCAGCCAATCTTCATTGAATTTAGCTTCTCGCTCTTGGATGGCTTCCCAGACTCTACCGATCTGCACATCAGCTTTTTGCACTGCATCGACAAACTCTGGACTGTTTCCATACCGATGAGACATATCATCTGTGAACTCGAGGTACATCCAGGATAAATCCGGCGCATTTTCACGAATCGTTTTAGCTGCTTCTTTTGATACAGCTTCATCTATATTATAGATGAAAATCCTTCCTTCATCATGCGGATACTTAAGCGTATCCAGTTCCAAGCCATCGAAGTGATAATCGAAAGTCAACTGATTGGTTTGCGGTAATTTTGCCCCGGCAAGTTTGGTTCTATTATCCAGCCAGGTGGAGAATATACCGATAGACTTTTCTGGATATTGCTCCTTAAATATGCTGAAAATGGTGGGATAATGGTAATTGGGATCTTTGATGCTATTTCCCCAGACATTGTGCTTATTGGCCCATACTCCCGTCAAAAGGGAATTGTAACCCACCGCAGAGATCGTTGGGGTTTGGCTATAAGCATCTTTTTCTCCACCCATAGTCGCCTTCATCAAGCCACCTTCTGCTACGATTTTGTCCAAATTAGGGGTAGCCACTGTGTCGATAACATCATCGGGAATTCCATCTACAATGACGAAAAGGACTTTTTTAGCTTTTGGTTCTTCCTGATTTTCTTTGGTAGAACATGCCTGTAAAGCCAACAGACCCATACAGCTTGCTAGAATAAATTTCTTCATTTTAATAATTAGGTAACTAGAGAAGCCCGGAATGAAAAACACCGGGCTTCAAATTCAAATTGTCTTTTATTCCCAACCGAATATCTGTGTAAGATTTGGGTTGAGTGTAACCTGCTGAATAGGAACTGGTCGGTAATAGTATTTAGGCTCTACAAAGTCTCTTTGCTTTGTATCAGTCACCATCATTCCTCCATTCTCACCATTCTGAAGAAATACATCAACGTTTTCCTCGATAGTGCCGGCTTTATAATAGATCAACTCTTCTCCGAGACTATTTTTCTCTTTGGCATCGCCCACTGGAATATCGGCGTCTTTACTGATCAAAATTATATCCTCTATTCCATCTCCTGTAAGATCATACTTGCCCAGACCATCAAAGTACATTCCTTGAGGAATATTTTCGAATAGTTTGCCGGCGTGCCATCTCATCATGTCATCATATCTATATCCTTCTACAGCTAGTTCTATTCTTCTTTCCCTTCTAATCTCCAGATGAACACCTAGGTTTGCTCCGCTCAGATTTGGGTATTTTTCTACCAAAAATGGATCAGGATTCCTATTTGCATCGCTCAGATTCAGAGCTGGCATCCCTGCTCTTTGGCGTAGTAGGTTGATGGACATGTCCAGGTCAGCCTGGGTCAGCTCGTCAAGCTCTACCTTTGCCTCTGCATAGTTCAGCAACACTTCCGCATAGCGATATACCGGAAAATCTGCGCTTCCCGCCTCTACATTGTCTATCGTATTCTGATAGCCTTTGAGCTGGTGATAACCTGTAAAATTTTTACTCAAAGTCTGGATGTAAGGCTTAGTATTGGGAGCCTGAACCCAACCTGGATAGACTATAGTTTGCTTTAGTCTAGGGTCTCTGTTTTCAAACTCTTCTACAAAGCCTTTAGTCTCATAACCAGGAACAGAGGAATAATAGGTGCCATCCTTCATTAAGTAGCTCATCACCAAATCTCTAGCCGGAGATTGCTCATAATCACCAAAAACTCCGGTGTTGATATCCCAACCCCTATCTTTTTCAGCGTCGTACGGGTTTACCAGGATTACTTCAGCATTGCCCAGTAGATCTTGAGATGAGAACAAAGTAGCGTAGTCACTTTCAGGATTACCCGTGGAATGAATAGAAAACATGCCAGAATTCATGATCTCACTGGATAGATCACGCGCCTTTTGTATGAGTGCCGTAGCGGATCCTTCTAATCCTAGTTCGCTATGGTATTTTCTGTAAGTGCCTTCATACAGCGCTAGACGTGCATAGAAGGCTTTCACTGCCCATACTCCAGGAGTCCCACTTGGCACTTCTTCCCGGACGTTATTAGCGGCGAATTCCAGATCCTCCATTACTTTGGACATCACCATTTCTCTAGAGTCCCGGGCTTTATAAAGCTGCTCTTCATCACTTGGATCTAGGGTGTGCTCATACCATGGCACATCTGAGTATCGCTTGATCATTCCGAAATAGAATACAGCTCTGTAATACCTGGCCAAACCTACATAATGTGCAATCGCCTCTTCAGAACCAACTGCCTTCTCATAGTTGTCCAGAAAGTAGTTGATATCCCTCAAGGCACCCCAATTCCAGCCACCCGTGAGGGTTTGGG
This genomic window from Algoriphagus sp. TR-M9 contains:
- a CDS encoding BCCT family transporter, with the translated sequence MKSIQPWVFFPSAGLILIFVTLTLIFQESVGTLFENIQATISKDFGWLYVIAVNVVLVFCIYLGFGRYKNIRLGGPDSKPEFSTWAWLSMLFNAGIGLVLMFYAVAEPISHFSNPPYGEAGTLAAANNALNLSYLHWGLHGWGVYALMGLAIAFFTYNRGLPLGVRWILYPLLGDKLKGPIGHLIDTMAVVATMFGLATTLGLGIQHINSGMNYLFGVPDSPQVQVILIGIITICATISVVSGLHNGIQLLSKIASIMAIILMAFMLIVGPTLFIIGSTVQSTGFYLQSLIGTSTWMEIYRGTHWMDSWTFFYWAWWFAWAPFVGLFIARISKGRTIREFILGVLLGPTAASIIWISIFGSTAFHIELFGPGGISEAVQENINTGLYSLLQMFPLPYLSILFVVIAGVIFFVTSSDSGSLVIDFITSGGKDDTPVKLRIFWALIEGAVAAVLVLGGGLVALQTGSLVTGLPVCVLMLLVCYAVNKALKKYQEEQKENRE
- the betA gene encoding choline dehydrogenase; its protein translation is MTYDYIIVGGGSAGAVLTNRLSENSTNEVLVLEAGRPDYKWDFRIHMPAALTYLLTGTNYNWGYSSDPEPHMHNRRIAQPRGKVLGGSSCINGMIWIRGNAMDFEKWAKDEGMEEWDYAHCLPYFKRVEDRLIGGDAYRGDQGNLKLTTPKCDNPLFDAFFESVQEAGYPLTDDVNGYQQEGFGKFDQTIYNSRRLNAARAYIHPVKGQRKNLHIETQATVMRVLFEGKKAVGVAYKQGGKVKQVYGKEIISCGGAINSPQLLQLSGVGNAEHLKSLGIPVVHDLPGVGEDLQDHLEVYVQWAAKKPVSLYPALSPWKAPKIGFDWLFRKKGLGASNHFEAGGFIRSNEEVDYPNLQFHFLPIAIRYDGTAPKEGHGFQLHVGPMNTDVRGRVKIKSADPTEYPSILFNYLSTEKERKEWIEAIRLSRKLIETEAMSELMGEELSPGKDVQTDEEILDFVAKEGESAYHPCATCRMGVGPMDVTDPKTLKVHGVENLRVVDASVFPYVTNGNIYSPVMMVAEKAADIILGKKPLDPEHAPYFQKELTDKEKSL
- a CDS encoding alkaline phosphatase family protein, whose protein sequence is MKKFILASCMGLLALQACSTKENQEEPKAKKVLFVIVDGIPDDVIDTVATPNLDKIVAEGGLMKATMGGEKDAYSQTPTISAVGYNSLLTGVWANKHNVWGNSIKDPNYHYPTIFSIFKEQYPEKSIGIFSTWLDNRTKLAGAKLPQTNQLTFDYHFDGLELDTLKYPHDEGRIFIYNIDEAVSKEAAKTIRENAPDLSWMYLEFTDDMSHRYGNSPEFVDAVQKADVQIGRVWEAIQEREAKFNEDWLIVITTDHGREMNGYGHGGQSDRERSVWIATNAEELNAHSAETGQMVDIFPSIVNFLDLKVPQDKAMELDGVPFIGPVNASQFKAVKEGNTIHLSWKSLSSEGNGQVWLSTSNNFKTGGKDTYEAIGEVELEAEAYSFQTDKPDSEFYKVVLETPAGFLNYWIIEETE